One window of Pyrus communis chromosome 12, drPyrComm1.1, whole genome shotgun sequence genomic DNA carries:
- the LOC137709845 gene encoding protein SPIRAL1-like 3, producing the protein MGRGVSSGGGESSLGYLFGGGEETQTPAPKRVTAPQNQAPVPTTESPAQKPTASAPPAEVSKEIPAGVPGNTSNNYFRADGQNCGNFITDRPSTKVHAAPGGGSSLDYLFGAGGGGK; encoded by the exons ATGGGTCGCGGAGTCAGCAGTGGAGGTGGGGAGAGTTCTTTGGGCTACCTGTTTGGGGGTGGAGAAGAAACTCAGACTCCTGCCCCGAAAAGGGTTACAGCTCCTCAGAACCAGGCCCCGGTTCCAACCACTGAATCACCTGCTCAGAAGCCTACTGCTTCCGCACCACCTGCAGAAGTCAGTAAGGAGATTCCTGCTGGCGTTCCTGGGAACACCTCGAACAACTATTTCCGAGCTGATGGCCAGAACTGCGGGAACTTCATCACA GATCGCCCATCAACAAAAGTGCATGCAGCTCCGGGTGGTGGATCATCCCTAGACTACCTGTTTGGAGCTGGTGGTGGCGGCAAGTGA
- the LOC137709843 gene encoding uncharacterized protein isoform X1, with amino-acid sequence MKWDRVQLQPKQAHLQQEGVAAAAAEVHGPGKRWGHTCNAINEGRLLYVIGGYGRENCPTNEVHVFDTATHSWSQPAIKGTLPTPRDSHSCTTVGDNLFVFGGTDGMNPLGDLHILDTSLHTWISPSLRGEGPEARDGHGAALVGKRLFIFGGCGKYASSDNEVYFNDLYILNTETFVWKRATTSGNPPSLRDSHTCSSWKNKLIVMGGEDAHNYYLSDVHILDTDTLIWRELKTTGQFMTPRAGHCTIAFGKNLFVFGGFTDSQNLYGDLYMLDVDTAVWTKVLTAGDGPSARFSVAGDCLDPVRGGVLVFIGGCNKGLEALDDMFYLSTGLERKLEKLSLRKQLKLKCQEQNLASVHDRALGLVGTSADMSQPMPVPYDRPSAGRQDIPSNQSELDSGKKTFVGKVTDKLADGYTIETVMDGKLLRGIVFPNQPGFNIDIPSSSRKRAAGEAGGLMSNGDYSSKSKTSRGIRQEIIDLRDNVHGKAPILHEQTEAAAGSISNNQAYSAPSHLHKVTGNPEQSVVPSVVPLNLGKNQTNDDAPNFNSEVAKESLSASANSAAASSLNQGDGKLTLDGQNDAASI; translated from the exons ATGAAGTGGGACAGGGTGCAGCTGCAGCCCAAGCAAGCTCACCTGCAGCAAGAAGGagtggcggcggcggcggcggaggtGCATGGCCCCGGGAAGCGGTGGGGCCACACCTGCAATGCAATCAACGAAGGGCGTTTGCTGTATGTAATCGGTGGCTATGGCAGAGAAAACTGCCCAACCAATGAAGTTCACGTCTTTGACACTG CTACACATTCATGGAGCCAGCCAGCGATCAAAGGAACCCTGCCAACTCCAAGGGACAGCCACAGCTGCACCACTGTTGGTGATAATCTCTTCGTCTTTGGGGGTACGGATGGGATGAACCCTCTCGGGGATTTGCATATATTAGACACCT CTTTACATACATGGATATCTCCAAGTTTAAGAGGCGAAGGACCAGAGGCACGAGATGGTCATGGTGCTGCCCTTGTTGGGAAACGGCTATTTATATTTGGTGGCTGTGGAAAATATGCTAGTAGTGACAATGAAGTGTACTTCAATGATCTTTACATTTTGAATACAG AGACGTTTGTATGGAAACGTGCTACAACATCAGGCAACCCACCATCTCTGCGTGATAGCCATACTTGTTCATCTTGGAAGAACAAACTAATTGTGATGGGTGGTGAAGATGCGCACAATTACTATTTGTCCGATGTCCATATACTTGATACAG ATACTCTAATTTGGAGGGAGCTGAAAACTACTGGCCAGTTTATGACACCCCGAGCGGGTCATTGTACTATTGCTTTTGGGAAGAACTTATTTGTTTTTGGGGGATTCACAGACTCTCAAAATCTATATGGTGACCTTTACATGCTTGATGTTG ATACTGCTGTGTGGACCAAGGTGCTAACTGCTGGTGATGGGCCTTCTGCTAGATTTTCCGTTGCTGGGGACTGTTTGGATCCTGTCAGGGGAGGTGTTCTTGTATTTATTGGTGGTTGCAATAAAGGTCTTGAGGCACTGGATGACATGTTTTACCTAAGCACAG gaCTTGAAAGGAAGCTAGAGAAATTATCACTGAGGAAGCAGTTGAAGCTAAAGTGCCAAGAGCAAAATCTCGCCTCTGTTCACGACAGAGCTCTTGGTCTGGTTGGAACTAGTGCTGATATGAGCCAACCCATGCCAGTTCCATATGACCGACCAT CTGCAGGCAGACAGGATATCCCATCGAATCAATCCGAGCTTGATTCGGGGAAGAAGACATTTGTTGGAAAGGTTACTGACAAACTTGCTGATGGATACACAATTGAAACTGTTATGGATGGAAAGCTTCTTCGTGGTATAGTGTTTCCCAACCAGCCAGGGTTTAACATTGATATTCCTAGTTCCAGCAG GAAGCGGGCTGCCGGTGAAGCTGGTGGTTTGATGTCAAATGGTGATTACAGCAGCAAATCAAAAACTTCTAGAGGCATCAGGCAAGAAATAATAGATCTAAGGGATAATGTTCATGGAAAGGCGCCCATATTGCATGAGCAGACAGAAGCCGCTGCAGGTTCCATTTCAAACAATCAAGCATATTCGGCCCCTTCTCATTTGCATAAG GTTACTGGAAACCCTGAGCAGTCAGTGGTTCCGTCAGTGGTTCCTTTGAATCTGGGAAAAAATCAGACCAATGATGATGCGCCAAATTTCAACTCTGAAGTTGCAAAGGAAAGTTTGTCTGCCTCAGCTAATTCTGCTGCTGCTTCATCCCTAAACCAAG GTGACGGGAAACTAACACTGGATGGACAGAATGACGCGGCATCCATATGA
- the LOC137709843 gene encoding uncharacterized protein isoform X2, translating to MKWDRVQLQPKQAHLQQEGVAAAAAEVHGPGKRWGHTCNAINEGRLLYVIGGYGRENCPTNEVHVFDTATHSWSQPAIKGTLPTPRDSHSCTTVGDNLFVFGGTDGMNPLGDLHILDTSLHTWISPSLRGEGPEARDGHGAALVGKRLFIFGGCGKYASSDNEVYFNDLYILNTETFVWKRATTSGNPPSLRDSHTCSSWKNKLIVMGGEDAHNYYLSDVHILDTDTLIWRELKTTGQFMTPRAGHCTIAFGKNLFVFGGFTDSQNLYGDLYMLDVDTAVWTKVLTAGDGPSARFSVAGDCLDPVRGGVLVFIGGCNKGLEALDDMFYLSTGLERKLEKLSLRKQLKLKCQEQNLASVHDRALGLVGTSADMSQPMPVPYDRPCRQDIPSNQSELDSGKKTFVGKVTDKLADGYTIETVMDGKLLRGIVFPNQPGFNIDIPSSSRKRAAGEAGGLMSNGDYSSKSKTSRGIRQEIIDLRDNVHGKAPILHEQTEAAAGSISNNQAYSAPSHLHKVTGNPEQSVVPSVVPLNLGKNQTNDDAPNFNSEVAKESLSASANSAAASSLNQGDGKLTLDGQNDAASI from the exons ATGAAGTGGGACAGGGTGCAGCTGCAGCCCAAGCAAGCTCACCTGCAGCAAGAAGGagtggcggcggcggcggcggaggtGCATGGCCCCGGGAAGCGGTGGGGCCACACCTGCAATGCAATCAACGAAGGGCGTTTGCTGTATGTAATCGGTGGCTATGGCAGAGAAAACTGCCCAACCAATGAAGTTCACGTCTTTGACACTG CTACACATTCATGGAGCCAGCCAGCGATCAAAGGAACCCTGCCAACTCCAAGGGACAGCCACAGCTGCACCACTGTTGGTGATAATCTCTTCGTCTTTGGGGGTACGGATGGGATGAACCCTCTCGGGGATTTGCATATATTAGACACCT CTTTACATACATGGATATCTCCAAGTTTAAGAGGCGAAGGACCAGAGGCACGAGATGGTCATGGTGCTGCCCTTGTTGGGAAACGGCTATTTATATTTGGTGGCTGTGGAAAATATGCTAGTAGTGACAATGAAGTGTACTTCAATGATCTTTACATTTTGAATACAG AGACGTTTGTATGGAAACGTGCTACAACATCAGGCAACCCACCATCTCTGCGTGATAGCCATACTTGTTCATCTTGGAAGAACAAACTAATTGTGATGGGTGGTGAAGATGCGCACAATTACTATTTGTCCGATGTCCATATACTTGATACAG ATACTCTAATTTGGAGGGAGCTGAAAACTACTGGCCAGTTTATGACACCCCGAGCGGGTCATTGTACTATTGCTTTTGGGAAGAACTTATTTGTTTTTGGGGGATTCACAGACTCTCAAAATCTATATGGTGACCTTTACATGCTTGATGTTG ATACTGCTGTGTGGACCAAGGTGCTAACTGCTGGTGATGGGCCTTCTGCTAGATTTTCCGTTGCTGGGGACTGTTTGGATCCTGTCAGGGGAGGTGTTCTTGTATTTATTGGTGGTTGCAATAAAGGTCTTGAGGCACTGGATGACATGTTTTACCTAAGCACAG gaCTTGAAAGGAAGCTAGAGAAATTATCACTGAGGAAGCAGTTGAAGCTAAAGTGCCAAGAGCAAAATCTCGCCTCTGTTCACGACAGAGCTCTTGGTCTGGTTGGAACTAGTGCTGATATGAGCCAACCCATGCCAGTTCCATATGACCGACCAT GCAGACAGGATATCCCATCGAATCAATCCGAGCTTGATTCGGGGAAGAAGACATTTGTTGGAAAGGTTACTGACAAACTTGCTGATGGATACACAATTGAAACTGTTATGGATGGAAAGCTTCTTCGTGGTATAGTGTTTCCCAACCAGCCAGGGTTTAACATTGATATTCCTAGTTCCAGCAG GAAGCGGGCTGCCGGTGAAGCTGGTGGTTTGATGTCAAATGGTGATTACAGCAGCAAATCAAAAACTTCTAGAGGCATCAGGCAAGAAATAATAGATCTAAGGGATAATGTTCATGGAAAGGCGCCCATATTGCATGAGCAGACAGAAGCCGCTGCAGGTTCCATTTCAAACAATCAAGCATATTCGGCCCCTTCTCATTTGCATAAG GTTACTGGAAACCCTGAGCAGTCAGTGGTTCCGTCAGTGGTTCCTTTGAATCTGGGAAAAAATCAGACCAATGATGATGCGCCAAATTTCAACTCTGAAGTTGCAAAGGAAAGTTTGTCTGCCTCAGCTAATTCTGCTGCTGCTTCATCCCTAAACCAAG GTGACGGGAAACTAACACTGGATGGACAGAATGACGCGGCATCCATATGA
- the LOC137710225 gene encoding uncharacterized protein, with amino-acid sequence MRYEIVQLVPRQAGWQQEEEEAAAAEASGSGNWRGETSNSVREVSWRQPSPFIRANLPIPRDNHNCTTAGDNLFVNQTHSLRQPAPVIRGSWRQPAPVMRGTVPTPGDIHSSTTVGDNLFVQQTHSRRQSAPVIRGTIPAASSWRQPSPVIRGPLPTPRDSHNCTTAGDNIFVQRRTHSRRQSTPVVRGTAPVTHSWRQPTPVTGDTLQTPRDNHSYTTGGDYLFASRGTDDTNPLKDLHII; translated from the exons ATGAGGTACGAAATTGTGCAGCTGGTGCCCAGACAAGCTGGCTggcaacaagaagaagaagaagcggcTGCGGCGGAGGCATCTGGTTCCGGGAACTGGCGGGGTGAGACTAGCAATTCTGTCAGAGAAG TTTCATGGAGGCAACCGTCACCCTTTATCAGAGCCAACTTACCAATTCCAAGGGACAATCACAACTGCACCACTGCCGGTGATAATCTCTTCGTAAATCAAACACATTCATTAAGACAGCCGGCGCCTGTGATCAGAGGTTCATGGAGGCAACCGGCGCCAGTGATGAGAGGCACCGTACCAACTCCAGGGGACATCCACAGCAGCACCACTGTTGGTGATAATCTCTTCGTACAACAAACACATTCAAGGAGGCAGTCGGCGCCAGTGATCAGAGGCACCATACCAGCTGCAAGTTCATGGAGGCAGCCGTCGCCGGTGATCAGAGGGCCCCTACCAACTCCAAGGGATAGCCACAACTGCACCACGGCTGGTGATAATATCTTCGTACAACGACGAACACATTCAAGAAGACAGTCAACGCCGGTGGTAAGAGGCACCGCACCAGTTACGCATTCATGGAGGCAGCCGACGCCGGTGACCGGAGACACCCTTCAAACTCCAAGGGACAACCACAGCTACACCACTGGCGGTGATTATCTCTTCGCCTCTAGAGGTACCGATGATACGAACCCTCTCAAAGATTTGcatataatttaa